A genomic stretch from Hemicordylus capensis ecotype Gifberg chromosome 5, rHemCap1.1.pri, whole genome shotgun sequence includes:
- the LOC128326416 gene encoding uncharacterized protein LOC128326416: protein MAIRSVYTMISIHLRASSLNSLGPSCCVSNAKLRLAVGLSRLESCAWIYMFNFWLNLIYSPSDLAPLIFKDEHPSDWMHLITEKLKSYGLSMEYLLPLGYDNTMVIRKRCIIDMECQTDLSQAPSLIRLGATKPSQKAAKYLYDLMYPGHRRAMTLARLDVLPSSVLEGHSQRFDPESDSTYLVTHFLSVLIMLPIMILWRTLVHLGLLAFWNLSLL, encoded by the exons atggctATCAGATCTGTATATACAATGATTTCCATCCACTTGAGAGCATCCAGTCTAAATTCCTTAGGGCCATCTTGCTGTGTGTCAAATGCTAAGTTGCGTTTGGCAGTGGGTTTGTCAAGATTGGAGTCCTGTGCCTGGATTTATATGTTCAACTTTTGGTTGAATTTGATTTATTCCCCTTCTGACCTAGCTCCcctaatttttaaggatgaacaCCCTTCTGATTGGATGCATCTAATAACTGAAAAGCTGAAATCATATGGGCTGTCAATGGAATATCTTCTCCCTCTGGGCTATGATAACACTATGGTGATCCGTAAGAGGTGTATTATTGATATGGAATGCCAGACAGATTTAAGCCAGGCACCAAGCCTCATAAGACTTGGAGCCACCAAGCCCTCACAAAAAGCAGCTAAATACCTGTATGACCTGATGTATCCAGGACACAGAAGAGCCATGACATTGGCTcggctggatgtgctgccctcttcagtactagagg gtcattctcagcgctttgatccggaGAGCGATAGCACGtacctagtaacacatttcctttcagtcctcataatgttacccataatgattctgtggaggactctggtccacctaggtctTCTAGCTTTTTGGAatttatcccttctttga